TCTCTGTGGTGCGCCGTGCAAAGGCGGCGTGTTCTTGCGGGTGAAAGTCCCGCCGGAGGAGTTGACGGTACACCTCCGTAGCTACGGGCGGGTGGCGACCGGCGACGGGAGACACCGAGCCGTCCGGACAACGGTCCTCCAAGGGAGGGCTGGCGAGCTTGTGGGCCCAACGAGAGTGAACCCTGAGCAGGCCTCGAAAAACAGACGACGCGAGTGCCGACCCTGCCACAGAGAGGGGAAGGCCGCCGCGCCCGGACCTTCAACCGTCACAGGCCGGGCGACTCGCCGGGGTAATGGGGAGGGCACGCAAGCACAGAATGCGCACGCAACACGGGAGACCCGCGCCGGAGCGGAGGTCGCTGCTCCGCAACGCTCGGGCAAGCGAGCGGCCGGTGCGGGAGTCGGAGGGGCTCATAGTACCGGGGAAGCCGGGTAATGCCGGTGGAGGGAAGGGGCCCTGCTTCTGGGACGCTTCGGAAGAAGGCGAGAAGAGGAGATTGGCGTGAGCCTGCAAACTCCGGAGAAGATTCGGACCCTTCAGAACAAGCTCTACCTCAAGGCCAAGAGGGAGCCAGCGTATCGCTTCTACCTGCTCTACGACAAGGTCTGGAGAGCGGACATCCTGCTGCACTCCTATGGGCTGTGCCGTGCGAACGGCGGGGCTGCGGGGGTGGACGGGGTGACGTTCGCCGACATTGACGAATCAGGGCTGGAGGCGTGGCTGGCCGCGCTGGCGGCAGACCTTCGAGAGGAGAAGTACAAACCCGAGGCGGTGCGTCGGGTGAGGATCCCCAAGCCAGAGGGCGGAGAAAGGCTGCTCGGAATCCCGACGGTACGGGACCGGGTGGTGCAGCAGGCCGCCAAGCTGGTTCTGGAGCCGATCTTCGAGGCGGACTTCGAGCCGAACGCCTATGGCTACCGGCCGAAGCGCGGGGCGCTGGATGCAGTGCAGGAGGTGCATCGGGCGATCCAGCACGGGGAGGTGCACGTGGTGGATGCGGATCTGTCGAAGTACTTCGACACGATCCCGCACCGCGAGCTGATGCGGTCGGTCGCACGGCGAGTCAGCGACGGCAAGATGCTGCGTCTGATCAGGATGTGGCTGAAGGCCCCGGCTGAGGAGACGGACGACCGGGGGCACACGCTCCGCACGGGAGGCGAACGCTCACGGGAGGGCACCCCGCAGGGTGGGGTGATCTCGCCGCTGCTGGCCAACGTCTACATCCATCGTCTGCTGAAGACGTGGAAGAAGTATGGCCTGGAGCGGCACCTGCGGGCGCGGATCATCAACTACGCCGACGATCTGGTCATCCTTTGCCGGGATCGCTTCGGTGCCGAAACGGCACTGAAGTCGCTGCGGTGGATCGTCGAGCGCCTGGGCCTCAGGCTCAACGAACAGAAGACACACCTCCGAAATGCCAGGGAAGAGCAGTTCGACTTCCTTGGCTACACTTTCGGGACGATGGTGTCCCGGAGGTCAGGAGTGCGGTATCTGGGCGTGATGCCCTCGAAGAAGCGGGTGAAGCGGTTCAGGCAGTCACTGAGGCTGGTGCTGCATCCGGGGAACCAGGGTCGCGCCGAAGAGGTGGTGGCGCAGGTGAACCGGCGTCTTGTGGGCTGGGCGAACTACTTCTGCGTGGGAACGCTCAGCGGGGCCTACAGGGCGGTGGACCACTACACCTGCACGCTGCTGCGAAGCTTTCTGGTGCGACGCCACAAGGTCCCCGGGCGGGGGACCCGGCGATTCTCCGATCAGTGGCTCCGGGCCGAACTGGGACTGGTGCAACTCGGCGGACGTCGGCGGGTGGCGCTCTCGCATGCCTTGAAGTGAACCCAGTCGGAGAGCCGGATGCGGGAAATCCGCACGTCCGGTTCGATGAGCGGGTCGGGGAAACCGGGCAACCATGCCACGGCGCCCCGACTCGACTCTACTCTCTGTGTGATGCGCGGTTGCCGTTCTCTTCCTTTCGCAGCAAGCAGGAGCAAGATGATGTCGCACCGAAGCGCGGGGTTCACTCTGATCGAGGTCCTGGGCGTGCTGGTCGTCACGGCCGTGATCGCCACGGGCGTGTGGTCGGTCACCGAGTCCGTCATGCGCGGGCACGTGCAGGCGATGAACGACGACGACCGCGCGAGCGCCGTGGCCTCCATCGATGGCGTGCTGCGCAACGCCCTGCGCCAGGCTACGCTGGGGACGCTCGCCGCTCCCAACGCCGGGCCGGTGCAGGTGCTGGTGGCGGGCAGCGGCGCCGCATCCAGCGACACGCTGCTGGTGCTGCGCGCGGAGTACGCGCCCATCACCAGCTCCACGCGCCCGTGCCCCGGCGGCGGCGCGTGCCTCCTGCTGATGGGCGACCACAGCAGGGTGATCGGGGAAGGCGAGGTGCTGCTGGTGAGCGCGCCGGCCATGGGTGCCCGCGTGTACCGCGTGACGGGCGAGCCCCAGGCTACCCGCGCCGCCTGCGGCGCCGACTGCGAGGAAGAGATCGTTTGCCCCACCTTCAGGGACGAGATGGCGGAACAGGTGGTGGTGGTCACCGGCGGCACCTACACCCCGGCCACGCCCCCCGCGGCTCCCACGCCCGTAACCGCCTGCAGGCAGACGTATTACGAGGACGGGGGAGTCTGCACGGAGCGCCGCCAGCGCGTGGATGCGCCGCGGCCGAAGCGGACGTGGGACTGCCGCGCGCGCGGCCGGGTAGCCGCGTACACCGAGGTGCCGGTGGCGGAGCTGACGACCGCGCTCGGGTTCCCGGACGTCGGGTCGCCCACGCAGTCGGGCGCGTCGCTCACCCCTCGCGTGCGTACGCAACGGGTGACGGCGTCGCGCTTCTTCGTGCGGCGCGACGGCACGCGCGGCGCCCCCGTGCTGGTGCGGCAGACGGGGCTGGACGGCGACGGCGCCTGGAACGCGGCGGTCCCCGTCGGCGGGCCCGTCGCCACGCTTGAGGTGGAGACGCTGCACACCGGCGAGACGGCGTGGCGGCGCGGCGTTGGGGTCGATGCCGCGGCGCTGGCGCACTCCACCGGCAACGCCAACTACGTCTATACCTCCTTCCCCACCGCCACGGCGGAGCCCGGCTTCTCCTTCCGGCGCGGCTACCACGACGTGGGCGCGATCCGCGTCCGCTTCGCCGTCCCCACCGACCAGGCGGACGGCACCATCCGCAACGTGCCGTACGTGACCCTCGTCGCCACCAACGGCGGCACGCGCCACGGAAGCGAGGGGGGATGGTGACGGGCGCGGCGTTCCGCGGAGAGCGGGGGAGCGCCCTGGTGTGGGTGCTCGGCTTCATCGTGACGCTGGGGATCGTGATCAGCGCCAGCCAGCTGCTGGCGCGCATGGCGGAGCGGCGGATGTACGAACGCAACTCCGTGTCGCGCACCGAGCTGGCGGCGGCCAGCGCCGTGGAGGTGCTCACCGACCGCGTGCGCGCCACGGCGGCGCAGCGGCTGGGGAACCTCTCCTGGCCGGACATGCTCGCCATCAACGTCAGCGCCCACAGCCTGGCGACCGACCTGGAGACCACAGGGGCCACCGTCCAGACCGACACCGCGCTGACCGGCGTGCGCATCGTGGACGTGCGCGAGTGGGAGGTCATCCCGCACGACGAGAAGATCCTGGACGCCTGGACGCACCAGCCGCGCGTCTCCTACGACGGGCTGCCGGAGGTGGGGGGGAGCGTGGCCGCGCGCACCATCGAGGTGGAGGTGTACGCCACCGCCCACAGTCCCCGCGAGGGGCGGCGGATGGTCACGCGCCGCCTGGCCGTCTCGGTGATCGCGCCGCACCAGCACGCGCTTTACGCGCAGGGCCACGCGGAGGTGACCGGCTCGGGCTCCGAGGGGCTGGTGGGCGGGCCGCTGCGCGTGGACGGAGTGGCGGAATTCGGCACGGGCACCCACCTGATGACGTACCTGGGCGGGATCGAGGCGCGCGACGGCATCACGGTGGGGCGGGCCGACCACGTGGTGTCGGGGACCAGTTACATCGGCGGCGCGCCCGCGCTCTCCAGCCTGACGCGCGCCGCGTCGGAAGCGAACCCGGTCTCCATGCTTGCGCCGTGGCAGGGGCGCGTGCGCATCCGCCCTTCGATCGGCGGCGGGCTGGGGGCGGGGCGGATGCAGAGCACCTCCGTCGCGGGGACGGGGGAGTGCCTGGACTTCGACGACGCCTGCTTCGGCCGCGCGAGCTTCCGCCCCGCCATCACCCTGCGCCGCGTGACCACCGGCATCGGCACGGAGTACTCGTACACCTGCGGCACGGCGTACTACGACGACGGAGCGTACACCTGCGGCACGGTGGCGCGCGCGCCGGCCATCCGCTACCTCCCGTGGCCATTCGACGGGCCGCAGCCGGCGGGGAAGGCGGCGCGCGATCCCGACCCGGCGAACGCCGGGCACCTGTGGCGGGGCCTCTTTCCCGACTTCCGCCGCGAGGCCGCGTGCGACGCGTCGGACATCGTGCGGCGCCCGTACGTCACCTTTCGCTGCCCCACCAACGCCTACGGCTTCCACCTGGACCTGAGCCTCCTCCCGGCCATCCAGGGAGGGATGATCGCCATCCGGCGCCAGGCGGCGGCCAGCCCCGGCGCGCAGGAGGTCGTCCTCCTTCGCAACGCCGGCACGCTGGCCGGGCCGCTGACGCTGGTCTCCGAGGTGCCGGTGGTGATCTGGGGCAGCTTCAACGTCAACGACCCCAAGCCCGCGATGATCTCCGCCCCGCGCATCACGGTGATGCCCGCGGAAACGGAGCAGCAGCTTGGGTTCGCGATGGCGTGGGACCGCGTGGAGGGCGAAGGCGAGGCCCTGCCGTACGTGATGCCGGTGCAGGCACAGAGCAACGTGACGATCTACGCCGTGCTCCGCTCCGGTTTCTGCCGCAGCATCGGGGGGGCGTACTTCGGCGGCTCGTTCGAAGGAATCCCCGCCGCGTACGGCGACTGGAGCCGCGCGGCGCTGCGGGTGAACGGTGCCGTGGAAGGCTACGACCTGACCTCCGCCGGGGCCGCCGCGTGCGGGGCGTACTGGGCGCCGCTCAACGCCGCGCAACCCGGCGACGTCCCCATGCTTCCTCCCTTCCAGCGGAGCGTCCTCTTCAACCGCCGCCTCCTGCACCCCGACGGCCAGCCGCCCGGCTCGTGGCACTTGGACAACTTCGACTCCATGAACACCGCAATCCCCGGAGCGCCGACCCGCACGCGCGGCCGCCAGATCCACGCCTTTGGCGGTACGACGGTGCTGCGCCTGATCCAGGATCTGCGCACCATCCCGCCGGCCCGCCGCGGCTCCGCGCTGCGCCCCACGGGCCGCACCACGCCCACACCGATTCCGATACCGGGGCTTCCTCCGGCGCTCTGAACGGCAGTCTCTTATTTTCCTTGCCGTTTCCTCTGTGTCTCTGTGTGAGGCGCAGTTGCTTTTCGCGCACGGAGCCAGTCCGCATGGAGGGCGCCGACCCGGAGCGAGTCGTCCGGGGGCTGGCTCCGCCGTGCCGGCTACGGTGCCGGCCTGGAAGCCCGCATGCTCGTGATGCTCGGCGAGTACAAGGGCGCCGCCCCCCGCCCCCCGCCAATCTCCCCCCCAGTCGCCCTGCCACCCGCAGACCACTGAACGGCAGCCGCCCGCCGTGATGCTCGTCACCGTGGGCCTTTGTCGTAGGGGCGCGATTCATCGCGCCCACCCTCCGCCCGTCCTCGGCCCCCGCGCAATCCGCAGAATCCGTCCTCTCCCCCGCCGCGACCCCCGCCACCCACCGCCACCTCGTAGGGGCGGCCCCACGTGGCCGCCCGTGCCCAAACCCGCACCGCCCCCCGCCACCCGGGGTATCTCGTGGGAGACGCGTGCCCTTTGCGGCGGAAGCAGCCCCCACCCACCTCCCCCCCGATGAGCGAGAGCAGCACCCGCCCACGGCAGTCCCCCGCCACGCGCCGCCCCGGGCGCAATCCGGCGCCCAGGGCGCTGGCGGACGCCCTGTTCGCGGGAGTGGAGCGCGGCGCCGAGGGCTTCTTCCTCCTCGACTTCGACGCGCAGATCCGCTTCGTCAACGCCGCGGCGGAGCGGGCGCTGGGGCGCGGCCGCGACACGCTGGTCGGCCGCTGCCTCTGGGACGAGCTCCCGGAGCTGCGCGACGCGGGGCTGGAGCCGCTCCTCCACGCCGCGCGCGCGGGCGAAGCCGCGCCAGACGCCGAGCTCCGCTTCGGGACGCCGCCGCGCTGGTACCGCGTGCGCGCCTTCGCGGACCGGGCCGGGACCGGCGTCTTCCTCCTGGACACCACCGCCGAGCACGCGCTGGGCGAGAGCGAAGCGCGCTTCCGCCGCGCCCAGCACGACCCCCTCACCGGCCTCGCCGACCGCGCGGAGTTCGTGCGCGAGGTGCGCGAGGCGGACGACGCCTTCGCGGTGGTGTGCCTGGACGTCGACCGCGTGGAGCGGGTGAGCGAGGGCGTGGGATACGCGGCCGGCGACCGCATGCTGGTGGAAGCCGCCGCGCGTCTGCGCGCGTCGCTGGGCCCCGAGCACACGCTGGGAAGGCTCGGCGGCGCCGCCTTCGCCGTCCTGCCGCGCGGCGTGCGCGACGCGATGGGTGTGCGGCGCCTCTGCGAGCGGATGCAGTCCGCGCTGGCGCAGCCGTTCGCGGTCGAGGGCCACACCGTCGTCGCCGCGGCGGCCATGGGCGTGGCGCTCGCCGCCGAGGGCGGCGACGCCGAGGCGCTGGTGCGCGGAGCGGAGGTGGCGATGCAGCGCTCGCGCACGGCTGGCGGCGCGCGGGTGCAGTGGTACGACCGCGCCATGCACGCCCAGACCCGCGCGCGCCTCCGCCTGGAGTGCGACCTCCGCAGCGCGCTGGAGCGCGACGAGCTGCACCTCCACTTCCAGACCGTCGTCGATCTCGCGACGGGAGGCGCGGTCGGCGCGGAAGCGCTCCTGCGCTGGAACCACCCGGAGCGCGGCCCCATCCCGCCCACCGAGTTCATCCCGGTGGCCGAGGAGACGGGGATGATCGATGCGCTGAGCGATTGGGTGCTCCGGGAGGCGTGCCGCGCCCTCCCCGCGCTCAAGGCTGCGGGCGGCGACGGGTTCACGCTCTCCATCAACCTTTCCGCGCACCAGTTCGCCTGGGGGAACCTCGCCGAGCGGCTGGGGCGCACCCTGCACGAGACCGGCACCGCGCCGCGCGATCTGGCGGTGGAGATCACCGAGAGCGCGCTGCTGGGACGGCTCGACGCGGCGGCGCACGTCCTTCGCGATCTGCGCGCGGCGGGAGTACGGGTGTACATCGACGACTTCGGCACCGGCTACTCCTCGCTCGCCTACCTCCACCGCCTCCCGCTGGACGCCATCAAGGTGGACAGGTCATTCGTGGAGGGGCTGCGCGACGAGCCGTGGAGCCGCCAGGTGGTGTCGTCCATCGTCACGCTGGCGGGGAGCCTGGGCGTGCGCGTGATCGCCGAGGGCGTGTCCGAGCCCGTGCAGCACGAGATCCTGCGCGAGCTGGGATGCGGCTACGCGCAGGGCTTCCTCTTCTCGCGCCCGGTCTCGGCCGACGCGCTCTGCGCCCTTCTCCGCCGGTGAGCCCCCGCCCAGTGGTGGACTTCTTCTCGAACGGGGAAGTATTCTGAAGCGGGCGCACACGGGTGAGGTCGCGGTGGGGACGGGTGGTCCGCCTCCGGAACGTCCGTCGTCCGGTGACGTCCTGCCCCTTCCGCGCCGTGGCCCGTAGCACCCGCACGTCCCGAAAAGCTGGCATTTTGTCCACTTTAGTTGCATTTTGGGGAAGCCGGATTGCGCCTGTAGCAATCCTTCCTCCGCCCCTGCCCCGGCACCTTCGATGGACGAAATCCACACCCCGCCCCTGCGCGAGATCGACCGGCAGATCCACCTCCTGCGCGAGGCGGCGCTCCGCTTCGGCAGCGAGATGAACATGCTGGAGCGGGCCACCTGCGACCACGACGGGTGCACGCGCCCGGGCTGCCCGGACGCGGCGATGGAGACGGTCACACTGGGGCGCATCCTCGGGGTCCTGGCCGAGGAGTGGGACCCGGACGACCTCCCCGAAGACCCCGGGATCGGGCCGATGGAGCTGCGGCGCATCCAGCGCTTTCGGCAGGCGCTGCTGGAGTTCGGGAGTGCGCTGGAGCTCTTCGCGTGCGACTGCAGCGAGGAGTGGTGCCCGAAGCGAACGCCGCACGTGCTCACCACGCTGGACCTGCTGGCCGTGGTGACGGGGGAGTGGCACGCGCGCGCCGGCTGCCTCTTTCGCTGCCAGCACCCCATCGGCGCGGGCC
The window above is part of the Longimicrobium sp. genome. Proteins encoded here:
- a CDS encoding EAL domain-containing protein produces the protein MSESSTRPRQSPATRRPGRNPAPRALADALFAGVERGAEGFFLLDFDAQIRFVNAAAERALGRGRDTLVGRCLWDELPELRDAGLEPLLHAARAGEAAPDAELRFGTPPRWYRVRAFADRAGTGVFLLDTTAEHALGESEARFRRAQHDPLTGLADRAEFVREVREADDAFAVVCLDVDRVERVSEGVGYAAGDRMLVEAAARLRASLGPEHTLGRLGGAAFAVLPRGVRDAMGVRRLCERMQSALAQPFAVEGHTVVAAAAMGVALAAEGGDAEALVRGAEVAMQRSRTAGGARVQWYDRAMHAQTRARLRLECDLRSALERDELHLHFQTVVDLATGGAVGAEALLRWNHPERGPIPPTEFIPVAEETGMIDALSDWVLREACRALPALKAAGGDGFTLSINLSAHQFAWGNLAERLGRTLHETGTAPRDLAVEITESALLGRLDAAAHVLRDLRAAGVRVYIDDFGTGYSSLAYLHRLPLDAIKVDRSFVEGLRDEPWSRQVVSSIVTLAGSLGVRVIAEGVSEPVQHEILRELGCGYAQGFLFSRPVSADALCALLRR
- the ltrA gene encoding group II intron reverse transcriptase/maturase, producing the protein MSLQTPEKIRTLQNKLYLKAKREPAYRFYLLYDKVWRADILLHSYGLCRANGGAAGVDGVTFADIDESGLEAWLAALAADLREEKYKPEAVRRVRIPKPEGGERLLGIPTVRDRVVQQAAKLVLEPIFEADFEPNAYGYRPKRGALDAVQEVHRAIQHGEVHVVDADLSKYFDTIPHRELMRSVARRVSDGKMLRLIRMWLKAPAEETDDRGHTLRTGGERSREGTPQGGVISPLLANVYIHRLLKTWKKYGLERHLRARIINYADDLVILCRDRFGAETALKSLRWIVERLGLRLNEQKTHLRNAREEQFDFLGYTFGTMVSRRSGVRYLGVMPSKKRVKRFRQSLRLVLHPGNQGRAEEVVAQVNRRLVGWANYFCVGTLSGAYRAVDHYTCTLLRSFLVRRHKVPGRGTRRFSDQWLRAELGLVQLGGRRRVALSHALK
- a CDS encoding prepilin-type N-terminal cleavage/methylation domain-containing protein, whose amino-acid sequence is MSHRSAGFTLIEVLGVLVVTAVIATGVWSVTESVMRGHVQAMNDDDRASAVASIDGVLRNALRQATLGTLAAPNAGPVQVLVAGSGAASSDTLLVLRAEYAPITSSTRPCPGGGACLLLMGDHSRVIGEGEVLLVSAPAMGARVYRVTGEPQATRAACGADCEEEIVCPTFRDEMAEQVVVVTGGTYTPATPPAAPTPVTACRQTYYEDGGVCTERRQRVDAPRPKRTWDCRARGRVAAYTEVPVAELTTALGFPDVGSPTQSGASLTPRVRTQRVTASRFFVRRDGTRGAPVLVRQTGLDGDGAWNAAVPVGGPVATLEVETLHTGETAWRRGVGVDAAALAHSTGNANYVYTSFPTATAEPGFSFRRGYHDVGAIRVRFAVPTDQADGTIRNVPYVTLVATNGGTRHGSEGGW